From a single Syngnathus scovelli strain Florida chromosome 2, RoL_Ssco_1.2, whole genome shotgun sequence genomic region:
- the LOC125989473 gene encoding lens fiber major intrinsic protein-like, whose protein sequence is MWEFRSMSFWRAVFAEFFGTMFFVFFGLGAALRWTTGPHHILHVALCFGLAAATLIQSIGHISGGHINPAVTFAYLVGAQLSLFRAFFYIIAQCLGAVAGAAVLYGVTPGNMRGNLAMNTLQPGISLGMATTVEVFLTLQLVVCIFAVTDERRNGRLGSAALSIGFSITIGHLMGMYYTGAGMNPARSFAPAVLLRNFVNHWVYWVGPIIGGAMGALLYDFILFPRMRGLSERLATLKGSRPPERETQQDTRGEPIELKTQAL, encoded by the exons ATGTGGGAGTTCCGGTCCATGAGTTTTTGGCGGGCGGTTTTTGCAGAGTTCTTCGGGACCATGTTCTTTGTATTTTTTGGTCTGGGCGCCGCCCTGCGCTGGACCACCGGGCCTCATCACATTCTACATGTGGCCTTGTGCTTCGGTTTGGCGGCCGCCACCCTCATCCAGTCCATCGGCCACATCAGCGGCGGTCACATTAACCCGGCTGTCACCTTCGCCTACCTGGTTGGGGCCCAGCTGTCCCTTTTCCGTGCTTTTTTCTACATTATCGCCCAGTGCCTCGGCGCCGTGGCCGGCGCTGCCGTGCTGTACGGGGTCACGCCTGGCAACATGAGGGGCAACCTGGCAATGAACACG CTGCAACCTGGCATCAGTCTGGGAATGGCCACCACCGTGGAGGTGTTCCTCACCCTGCAGCTTGTGGTATGCATCTTCGCTGTGACCGATGAGAGGAGAAACGGTCGCCTGGGTTCTGCCGCTCTATCCATCGGCTTCTCCATCACCATCGGACATCTCATGGGG atgtactacaCAGGTGCCGGCATGAACCCTGCCAGGTCCTTCGCTCCGGCGGTCCTGTTGAGAAACTTTGTCAACCACTGG GTCTACTGGGTGGGACCCATAATTGGCGGTGCTATGGGAGCCCTCCTGTACGATTTCATCCTGTTTCCACGTATGAGGGGTCTCTCCGAGCGCCTGGCCACGTTGAAGGGCAGTCGACCCCCGGAGAGGGAGACCCAGCAGGACACCCGCGGGGAACCCATCGAGCTCAAGACGCAAGCCTTGTAA